Proteins from a genomic interval of Pirellulales bacterium:
- a CDS encoding DUF1501 domain-containing protein, with translation MNRRELLRFGLAGLGSLSLPGLLRLRAAAGAANASQPRTALILVWLRGGGSHLETYDPKPEASTDFRGPFGTIDTRVPGLRLGELLPRHAAIADRFTILRSMAHTGGGHPAGSLQLLTGDPSPADKPKPEFPDFLTVANYLRFDPARKIPNFVGVNGISSYDGFVIAGSAYLGARYDPFRVTGDPSRPDFSVPNIGVRTTDDARHLSNRVALRQSFDRMRREIDSSSNMRAIDSFEAQALSLLTSSEAQRAFDISQEEDRVRDRYGRNAWGQQCLMARRLVEAGVELITTTFDGPLCGRVANWDDHAVNHHVFDALAFRLPVFDQAVTALVEDIYERGLDRRVLVVVTGEFGRTPRISYVASSGGGVASGPQGTVQPGRDHWPNANSMLFAGGGIRTGQVIGGTDRRGEEVIDRRFGVGDFLATMYRHLGIDAARVAIPNFAGRPIPILNDGAPIAELHPVA, from the coding sequence GTGAATCGCCGCGAACTCCTACGCTTCGGACTCGCAGGGCTTGGCAGCCTGTCGCTGCCGGGGCTGTTGCGATTGCGCGCGGCGGCCGGCGCAGCCAACGCTTCGCAGCCGCGCACGGCACTGATTCTCGTCTGGCTGCGCGGCGGCGGCAGCCATCTGGAAACGTACGATCCCAAGCCCGAGGCGAGTACCGACTTTCGCGGGCCGTTCGGCACGATCGACACCCGCGTGCCGGGCTTACGGCTGGGCGAGCTATTGCCTCGTCACGCCGCGATCGCCGATCGCTTCACGATCTTGCGATCGATGGCCCATACCGGCGGCGGGCATCCGGCCGGTTCGCTGCAATTACTCACCGGTGACCCCTCACCGGCTGACAAGCCCAAGCCCGAGTTCCCTGACTTTCTCACGGTCGCCAACTACTTGCGCTTCGACCCGGCGCGCAAGATTCCCAACTTCGTCGGTGTCAACGGCATCTCGAGCTACGACGGCTTCGTGATCGCAGGATCGGCCTACCTGGGCGCGCGGTACGATCCGTTTCGCGTCACGGGCGACCCCAGCCGCCCCGATTTTTCGGTTCCGAATATCGGCGTCCGCACCACGGACGACGCCCGCCATTTGAGCAATCGCGTGGCGCTGCGCCAGTCGTTCGACCGCATGCGGCGCGAGATCGACAGCTCGTCGAACATGCGGGCGATCGATTCGTTCGAGGCGCAAGCCCTCAGCCTGCTGACCAGCTCGGAGGCGCAGCGCGCCTTCGACATCAGCCAGGAGGAAGATCGGGTCCGCGATCGCTACGGCCGCAACGCGTGGGGCCAGCAATGCCTGATGGCGCGGCGCCTGGTCGAAGCCGGCGTGGAATTGATCACCACCACCTTCGACGGACCGCTGTGCGGCCGCGTCGCCAACTGGGACGACCATGCGGTGAACCATCACGTCTTCGACGCGCTCGCTTTCCGGCTGCCGGTCTTCGATCAGGCCGTGACGGCCCTGGTCGAAGATATCTACGAGCGTGGGCTGGACCGCCGCGTGCTGGTCGTGGTCACGGGCGAGTTCGGCCGCACGCCGCGCATCTCGTACGTCGCCAGCAGCGGCGGCGGCGTAGCGAGCGGCCCGCAGGGAACCGTGCAGCCGGGCCGTGACCACTGGCCCAATGCTAACAGCATGCTCTTCGCCGGGGGCGGCATACGCACCGGGCAGGTCATCGGCGGGACCGACCGCCGCGGCGAGGAAGTCATAGACCGCCGCTTCGGCGTCGGAGATTTTCTGGCCACCATGTACCGCCACCTGGGCATCGATGCCGCGCGCGTGGCGATCCCCAATTTCGCCGGCCGCCCGATCCCCATCCTCAATGACGGCGCGCCGATCGCGGAGTTGCATCCCGTGGCGTAG
- a CDS encoding transporter: MHRLNCLPIRSLLIIAAACTILDGIERAHAQDARGRPTTFNPPGNELETDRDSFTPATSTVGTSRVIVESSYSFIANRNVPDANSVPELLVRTGITDRFEIRLGWNYEAGGPTGAVSGSDLGDEDFVTEKESRVLYGFKFEQNQQSGWIPESSVILEGYTPTSGPSTFSRLVLAEVFGWNLPNGWQWNSSLRFGLNDNRVDSFNQWAPSTVLKIPLNDRWAVHAEYFGVVTSGREPSTSQQYISFGGHVLLTPNFELGGRFGFGLNEQTAKFFNNIGFGWRF, encoded by the coding sequence GTGCATCGGCTCAATTGCCTGCCGATCAGGAGCTTACTGATCATTGCCGCGGCATGCACGATTCTCGACGGAATCGAGCGCGCGCACGCCCAGGATGCGCGCGGACGCCCCACGACTTTCAACCCGCCCGGCAACGAGTTGGAAACCGACCGCGATTCGTTCACGCCCGCCACGAGCACGGTCGGCACCTCGCGCGTGATCGTCGAATCGAGCTATTCGTTCATCGCCAACCGTAACGTGCCCGATGCCAACAGCGTGCCCGAGCTGCTCGTGCGCACGGGCATCACCGACCGCTTTGAAATCCGGCTGGGCTGGAACTACGAAGCGGGCGGGCCCACCGGGGCTGTCTCGGGCAGTGACCTGGGAGACGAAGATTTCGTCACCGAGAAGGAATCGCGCGTGCTCTACGGCTTCAAGTTCGAGCAGAACCAGCAATCGGGTTGGATTCCCGAAAGCTCCGTGATCCTCGAGGGCTATACGCCGACGTCGGGCCCTTCGACCTTCTCGCGCCTGGTCCTGGCCGAGGTGTTCGGCTGGAACCTTCCCAACGGGTGGCAATGGAATTCTTCGCTGCGCTTTGGGTTGAATGACAACCGCGTCGACAGCTTCAACCAATGGGCTCCCTCGACGGTCTTGAAAATTCCTTTGAACGATCGCTGGGCGGTCCATGCCGAGTACTTCGGCGTCGTCACGTCCGGCAGAGAACCATCAACCAGCCAGCAATACATCAGCTTCGGCGGGCACGTGCTGTTGACGCCGAATTTCGAACTCGGCGGTCGCTTCGGCTTTGGCCTCAACGAGCAGACGGCGAAATTCTTCAACAACATCGGGTTCGGCTGGCGATTCTGA
- a CDS encoding outer membrane beta-barrel protein, protein MSSYLPCLRAIVFACGCFLAVARLPAQIVNLDDEAPPEPPVAGAAEFSNDAPPHVDGATAQPHEFGDPEMIGPGGLSGARAALEYDGDEGCVVSDSCSGGCRVGSRPACAARCQCPTCRLKAVWTDPYNRVLPQSGPIRIRGWIDGGILGNTSNPDSHFNGPYNATEVDNGQLNQLYLIADRPMAADGSWTYGGRFDLLYGGDYNLAQSTGLEADINGTPRWNSNQFIGLALPQAYAEIGTKYTSVKGGHFYTVVGYEGVQSPTNFFYSHAYSYMFAGPFTNWGGMFNATRGNWQLQAGIVNGWNNLVQQQNHGNFLGNLRYTGKAGWTSLAVITGDEFSNPGNLPNVVNAYTNRTRYSFIVDLQPTSRLEYVFHQWLGSQAQGAPGGGTALWYGIDQYVYYKLADTVRLGTRIEWFRDQSGTRVGLTEQSNPNKVPLPGNFTSWTWGINWTPYQNVMLRPEIRWDSYRGPAKPFDDGLRTYQFLIGMDAIVQF, encoded by the coding sequence ATGTCGTCGTATTTGCCCTGCTTGCGCGCGATTGTCTTTGCGTGCGGCTGCTTTCTCGCCGTCGCGCGACTGCCTGCCCAGATTGTGAATCTGGACGACGAAGCGCCACCCGAACCACCGGTCGCCGGCGCGGCGGAATTTTCAAACGATGCCCCGCCGCACGTCGACGGCGCGACCGCGCAACCGCACGAGTTCGGCGATCCGGAAATGATCGGCCCTGGTGGGCTCTCGGGCGCTCGCGCAGCGCTCGAGTACGACGGCGACGAGGGCTGCGTGGTCAGCGACAGTTGCAGCGGTGGTTGCCGGGTCGGTTCTCGTCCGGCGTGCGCGGCACGGTGCCAGTGCCCGACGTGCCGGCTAAAAGCCGTATGGACCGATCCCTACAACCGCGTACTGCCACAAAGCGGTCCCATTCGCATTCGCGGTTGGATCGACGGCGGCATCCTCGGCAACACGTCGAATCCCGACAGTCACTTCAACGGGCCGTACAACGCCACGGAAGTCGACAACGGGCAATTGAACCAGCTTTACCTGATCGCCGATCGCCCGATGGCCGCCGACGGCTCGTGGACGTACGGCGGACGCTTCGATTTGCTGTACGGCGGCGACTACAACCTGGCCCAGTCGACGGGACTGGAAGCGGATATTAACGGTACCCCGCGGTGGAACAGCAATCAGTTCATTGGGCTGGCCTTGCCGCAGGCGTACGCCGAGATCGGCACGAAATACACTTCGGTCAAAGGCGGTCACTTCTACACAGTGGTCGGCTACGAAGGGGTGCAATCGCCGACGAACTTTTTCTACTCGCACGCCTACAGCTACATGTTCGCCGGGCCGTTCACCAACTGGGGCGGCATGTTCAACGCCACCCGCGGCAACTGGCAGCTACAAGCCGGCATTGTCAATGGATGGAACAATCTTGTGCAGCAGCAGAACCACGGCAACTTCCTCGGTAACTTGCGATACACCGGCAAAGCCGGCTGGACGTCTTTGGCAGTGATCACGGGCGATGAGTTCAGCAACCCCGGCAATTTGCCGAACGTGGTCAACGCCTACACGAATCGCACGCGCTACAGCTTCATTGTCGATTTGCAGCCCACGTCGCGTCTGGAATATGTCTTTCACCAGTGGCTCGGCAGCCAGGCGCAAGGTGCGCCGGGCGGCGGCACGGCCCTGTGGTACGGCATCGACCAGTACGTTTACTACAAGCTGGCCGACACCGTGCGATTGGGGACGCGCATCGAATGGTTCCGCGACCAGAGCGGCACCCGCGTCGGCCTCACCGAGCAATCGAACCCCAACAAGGTGCCGCTGCCGGGCAACTTCACCTCCTGGACGTGGGGTATCAACTGGACGCCGTATCAGAACGTCATGCTGCGGCCCGAAATCCGCTGGGACAGCTACCGCGGACCGGCCAAGCCCTTCGACGATGGGCTGCGCACGTACCAGTTCCTGATCGGCATGGACGCGATCGTGCAGTTCTAA
- a CDS encoding CaiB/BaiF CoA-transferase family protein → MPPLSGIHVLDLSLLLPGPLATQVLRDLGARVTKVEPPSPGDYMALWPPMVGPISATYAAVNRGKTIVSLNLKLDADRARFLDLVREADVVLEGFRPGVIDKLGIGFPVLSRVNPRVILCSVSGYGQHGPYAQRAGHDLNYQALAGVLSISGGAEASPANPPLQVADTAAGSYAAAMLVLAALFERHSTGRGRHIDVSMSEQLLPLMTTLYAAADALERDPQRDGELLSGGAPCYRVFRTKDGQFITIGALEPKFWAALVTRLGMPELIEAPFHGGPDSLATLARLSDAFATRTRAQCEALLGDADACCEPVLTFGEVREHPHWQARQSFLSLPTPDGRTLHVPKMPGSLAGFDTEENA, encoded by the coding sequence ATGCCGCCGCTGTCAGGAATTCACGTCCTCGATTTGTCGCTGTTGTTGCCCGGCCCGTTGGCGACGCAAGTATTGCGCGACCTGGGGGCGCGTGTCACCAAGGTCGAGCCGCCCAGCCCTGGCGATTACATGGCGCTTTGGCCGCCGATGGTCGGTCCGATTTCGGCGACGTACGCGGCCGTGAATCGCGGCAAGACGATCGTTTCGCTCAATTTGAAACTCGACGCGGATCGCGCCCGCTTTCTCGATTTGGTCCGTGAGGCCGACGTCGTGCTGGAAGGTTTTCGCCCAGGCGTCATCGACAAGCTGGGCATCGGCTTTCCGGTTCTCAGCAGGGTCAATCCGCGCGTGATTTTGTGCAGCGTATCGGGCTATGGGCAGCATGGTCCGTATGCGCAGCGCGCCGGCCACGATCTGAATTATCAGGCTCTGGCGGGCGTGCTGTCGATCTCGGGCGGCGCCGAAGCCTCGCCGGCGAATCCGCCGCTGCAAGTCGCGGACACGGCGGCCGGCTCGTACGCGGCCGCGATGCTGGTGCTCGCTGCGCTCTTCGAGCGACACTCGACCGGCCGCGGACGGCATATCGACGTCAGCATGTCCGAACAGCTCCTACCGCTAATGACCACGCTGTACGCGGCGGCCGACGCGCTTGAGCGCGATCCACAGCGCGACGGCGAGCTCTTGAGCGGCGGCGCGCCGTGCTACCGCGTCTTTCGCACCAAGGACGGCCAGTTCATCACGATCGGCGCCCTGGAGCCAAAGTTCTGGGCAGCCTTGGTGACGCGGCTGGGCATGCCCGAGCTGATCGAGGCCCCCTTTCACGGTGGGCCGGACTCGTTGGCGACGCTCGCACGGCTGTCCGATGCCTTTGCGACAAGAACCCGCGCGCAGTGCGAGGCGTTGTTGGGCGACGCCGACGCTTGTTGCGAACCGGTGCTCACTTTCGGTGAAGTGCGCGAGCATCCGCACTGGCAGGCGCGCCAGAGTTTCCTGTCGCTGCCGACGCCTGATGGTCGCACGCTGCACGTGCCGAAAATGCCCGGCTCGTTGGCCGGCTTTGACACCGAAGAAAACGCGTAA
- a CDS encoding DUF5009 domain-containing protein, with the protein MPQLPSAAPQNRLLSIDALRGFDMFWIMGADGLVAALRKLSDWRPVTFAAEQLEHAKWHGFTFYDLIFPLFIYVVGVSIVLSLGNRRDETGDRRALYGRIVRRTLVLYALGVLFYGGLANPWSEIRWVGVLQRIAVCYFFGAIVFLNLRLRGQAVLLATLLIGYAALLAFVPVPGFAAGDYTPEGNLAGHVDRLLLPGRAWFRQWGWDPEGLLSTIPAIGTCLIGLLSGELLRNDRVSPQRKVLALALAGVAALVAGQVWGIWVPINKKMWTSSYALVAGGYSCLLLALFYQLIDIWQLRRWCMPFVVIGSNAIFIYIAAEIVPFDKIALRFVGGDIAAWLGPWAGVAAITVQLLLEFAILWWMYSKRIFIRI; encoded by the coding sequence ATGCCTCAACTCCCCTCGGCCGCGCCGCAAAACCGATTGCTGTCGATCGATGCGCTGCGCGGCTTCGACATGTTCTGGATCATGGGGGCCGATGGTCTGGTCGCGGCGCTGCGCAAACTTTCGGACTGGCGGCCGGTGACCTTCGCCGCCGAGCAACTCGAGCATGCCAAGTGGCACGGTTTCACGTTCTACGATCTGATATTCCCGCTGTTCATCTACGTCGTCGGAGTGTCGATCGTGCTCTCGCTGGGCAACCGACGCGATGAAACGGGCGATCGCCGCGCCCTCTACGGGCGGATCGTCCGACGCACGCTCGTGCTTTACGCGCTGGGGGTGCTGTTTTACGGCGGGCTGGCAAACCCCTGGAGCGAGATTCGCTGGGTGGGTGTCCTGCAGCGAATCGCCGTGTGCTACTTCTTCGGCGCGATCGTGTTTCTGAATCTGCGGCTGCGCGGCCAGGCGGTTCTGCTGGCCACCTTGTTGATTGGTTACGCGGCTTTATTGGCGTTTGTTCCGGTACCCGGGTTCGCCGCAGGCGACTACACGCCCGAAGGGAACCTGGCCGGCCATGTTGATCGACTACTACTGCCGGGCCGGGCCTGGTTTCGGCAGTGGGGATGGGATCCGGAAGGACTCTTGAGCACGATCCCCGCGATCGGCACGTGCTTGATTGGCCTTCTCAGCGGTGAGCTATTGCGGAACGACCGCGTGTCGCCGCAGCGGAAGGTATTGGCGCTCGCGCTGGCAGGCGTGGCGGCGCTGGTCGCAGGTCAGGTATGGGGAATCTGGGTGCCGATCAACAAGAAAATGTGGACCTCGTCCTACGCGCTCGTGGCTGGCGGCTATAGCTGTCTGCTGTTGGCGCTGTTTTATCAGTTGATCGACATCTGGCAGCTGCGCCGCTGGTGCATGCCGTTCGTGGTTATTGGGTCAAATGCCATCTTCATCTACATTGCCGCCGAGATCGTGCCGTTCGATAAGATCGCGCTGCGCTTCGTGGGCGGCGATATCGCGGCGTGGCTAGGCCCCTGGGCGGGCGTAGCCGCGATCACGGTGCAACTGCTGCTCGAGTTCGCCATCCTGTGGTGGATGTATTCGAAGCGGATTTTCATCCGGATATGA
- a CDS encoding DUF1501 domain-containing protein — MPRQFSRRQMLEIGGLGLAGVSLPRLLRAEATASAAGLTPRADSCIIIFLNGGPSHLDMWDMKPQAPDGIRGEFQPIDTSLPGVQFSEHLPRLATQMHRATLIRSMHHSVNNAHAAAVYTSLTGHDRGEIGGGTLPTDNPSPGSVMAMLRPPKQQIVPHITLPYITKEGAGGPPQPGFFGGLLGHAYDPLFVLRDPNAPDFAVPELTLLADVSLERLAARRSLLSEVDQRFAGPGRARQDSMDRFQQRALDLLTSETTQQAFRLSAEPDKVRDSYGRNIYGQSVLLARRMIEAGTRLVTISWAPDANATWDTHGGNFKKLKNTLLPQFDAACTSLISDLADRGMLDRTLVAVLGDFGRTPKINASDAGRDHWNFCYSVFLAGGGFKPGFVYGASDKIGAFPARNAMTPGDCIATLYHVLGIDAGMFIHDQFQRPHRLVPRGEIVGELLA; from the coding sequence ATGCCACGGCAATTCTCTCGCCGGCAAATGCTCGAAATCGGCGGCCTTGGACTGGCCGGCGTCTCGCTGCCGCGATTGCTGCGTGCCGAAGCGACGGCCTCGGCCGCCGGCCTTACGCCGCGTGCCGATTCGTGCATCATTATTTTCCTCAATGGCGGGCCGAGCCATCTCGACATGTGGGACATGAAGCCGCAGGCCCCCGACGGCATTCGCGGTGAATTCCAGCCCATCGATACCAGTCTGCCGGGCGTGCAGTTTTCGGAACATTTGCCGCGGCTGGCCACGCAGATGCATCGCGCGACGTTGATTCGCTCGATGCACCACAGCGTGAACAACGCTCACGCGGCCGCGGTGTATACGTCGCTGACAGGCCACGACCGCGGCGAGATCGGGGGCGGCACGCTGCCCACCGACAACCCCTCGCCAGGCTCGGTGATGGCGATGCTACGCCCGCCCAAGCAACAGATCGTGCCGCACATCACGTTGCCGTACATTACCAAGGAAGGCGCCGGCGGCCCGCCGCAGCCGGGCTTCTTCGGCGGCCTGCTCGGGCATGCCTACGATCCACTCTTCGTGCTCCGCGATCCGAATGCTCCCGACTTTGCCGTGCCCGAGCTGACGCTGCTGGCGGACGTGTCGCTCGAGCGGTTGGCGGCGCGGCGGTCGTTGCTTTCCGAGGTCGATCAGCGCTTCGCCGGCCCGGGCCGCGCGCGGCAAGACTCGATGGACCGCTTTCAGCAACGGGCTCTCGATCTGCTGACCTCGGAAACGACGCAGCAAGCGTTCCGCCTCTCGGCCGAACCGGACAAGGTGCGCGACTCTTATGGCCGGAACATCTATGGTCAGAGTGTGCTTTTGGCCCGCCGAATGATCGAGGCCGGCACGCGCCTGGTTACGATTTCCTGGGCGCCCGACGCGAACGCCACCTGGGACACCCACGGCGGCAACTTCAAGAAGTTGAAAAACACGCTGTTGCCGCAATTCGACGCCGCCTGCACCAGCCTGATCTCGGATCTGGCCGATCGTGGCATGCTCGATCGAACATTGGTGGCGGTGCTAGGCGACTTCGGCCGCACGCCCAAGATCAATGCCAGCGATGCCGGCCGCGATCATTGGAACTTCTGCTACAGCGTCTTTCTCGCCGGCGGCGGATTCAAGCCGGGCTTCGTGTATGGCGCCAGCGACAAGATCGGCGCCTTTCCCGCGCGCAACGCCATGACGCCGGGCGATTGCATCGCGACCTTGTATCACGTGCTGGGGATCGACGCCGGCATGTTCATTCACGATCAATTCCAGCGGCCGCACCGCCTGGTGCCGCGCGGCGAGATCGTTGGCGAGCTGCTCGCCTGA
- a CDS encoding rhomboid family intramembrane serine protease, translated as MRQIGTVPQTGDAQRLADYLLTLGIRCRVDAQEGGAGIWVYDEDQRDQAKRLLDEFLAHPTDPRYHEAARQARAIERSAAAQEKQYRKNVVDLRTRWEGSGSGRRPVTVALVAISCAVAFFLGFGGQADSAARLADLWFTPPVIVDGQIVGFKFLSATLEGEWWRLVTPIFIHIFPMHLLFNMFATFDLGSMVELRIGSWRTAGMVLVMAVVSNLGQYWWELHEGHMSAFGGMSGVGYGLFGYIWIRSRINPMSGFYLTPSTVTIMMGWFFLCFTSLLGPVANAAHAAGLLTGMAFAYLPTVGRPRGA; from the coding sequence ATGCGCCAGATCGGCACAGTCCCCCAGACCGGCGATGCCCAGCGCTTGGCTGATTACCTGCTGACGCTGGGGATACGTTGCCGCGTCGATGCCCAAGAAGGTGGCGCCGGGATATGGGTTTACGACGAAGACCAGCGCGACCAAGCCAAGCGATTGCTTGACGAATTCCTGGCCCACCCGACGGACCCTCGTTACCACGAGGCAGCGCGGCAGGCCCGCGCCATCGAGCGGTCGGCCGCCGCGCAAGAAAAGCAATACCGCAAGAACGTCGTCGATCTACGCACTCGCTGGGAAGGGAGCGGGTCGGGCCGCCGCCCCGTAACGGTCGCGTTGGTTGCCATAAGCTGCGCGGTCGCGTTCTTCCTCGGCTTCGGCGGGCAGGCCGATAGCGCTGCCCGACTGGCCGATTTGTGGTTCACGCCCCCCGTAATTGTCGACGGGCAGATCGTCGGTTTCAAGTTCTTATCGGCGACCCTTGAAGGGGAGTGGTGGCGGCTTGTCACGCCGATTTTCATCCACATCTTTCCCATGCACCTGCTTTTCAATATGTTCGCGACGTTCGACCTGGGTTCGATGGTCGAACTTCGCATCGGCTCGTGGCGCACGGCCGGCATGGTGCTCGTGATGGCCGTCGTCTCGAACCTGGGTCAGTATTGGTGGGAATTGCACGAAGGACATATGTCTGCCTTCGGAGGCATGTCCGGCGTGGGTTACGGATTGTTCGGCTACATCTGGATTCGAAGCCGAATCAATCCCATGTCGGGCTTCTATCTGACCCCTTCGACGGTCACGATCATGATGGGCTGGTTTTTCTTGTGCTTCACGTCACTACTTGGACCCGTGGCCAACGCAGCGCACGCCGCCGGACTGCTAACCGGCATGGCCTTTGCGTATTTGCCAACGGTTGGGCGGCCGCGCGGGGCATAA